A region from the Gossypium hirsutum isolate 1008001.06 chromosome A08, Gossypium_hirsutum_v2.1, whole genome shotgun sequence genome encodes:
- the LOC107928465 gene encoding uncharacterized protein, with the protein MGRSRRKYKQSRAKVKVGLPRKNPHVFKPCFTLPPKLRSLANVDDALSKWDDKASVIQNYKSFGIVSNPNYLGVRSRTSHIVESDSLQVPHSPPSDEPADEFEPIDSGSDLEEDDLKTALGKKRRDGKSRHLQPLTTMQRLYIGQLIEKYGDDYQAMFMDVKLNKMQHSVATLEKLCKRYHMFGDKNPLILSS; encoded by the exons ATGGGGAGGTCGAGAAGGAAATACAAACAATCTCGTGCCAAGGTCAAAGTGGGTCTCCCCAGGAAAAACCCTCACGTCTTTAAGCCATGCTTCACTCTTCCTCCCAAGCTCCGTTCACTCGCCAACGTCGACGATGCCCTCTCCAAGTGGGACGACAAAGCCAGCGTCATCCAAAACTACAAGTCCTTTGGGATCGTTTCTAACCCTAACTACCTCGGCGTTCGTTCTCGTACTTCCCACATCGTGGAGAGCGATTCACTCCAAGTCCCTCATTCTCCGCCTTCTGATGAACCGGCTGATGAATTCGAGCCCATTGATTCGGGCAGCGATCTCGAAGAGGATG ACTTAAAAACAGCACTGGGGAAGAAGCGAAGAGATGGAAAAAGCAGACATTTACAGCCACTGACCACCATGCAACGTCTTTACATTGGCCAGCTGATTGAGAAATATGGCGATGACTACCAG GCAATGTTCATGGATGTAAAATTAAATAAGATGCAGCATTCAGTTGCAACTCTGGAGAAACTATGCAAAAGGTATCATATGTTTGGAGATAAGAATCCTTTGATATTATCCAGTTGA